The following is a genomic window from Litoribacterium kuwaitense.
TACTCGTTACGACAAGTTGGCCACGTCCTTCCTAGCATTTGTATACGTAGCTGCAATTTTCAAATTGACACAGTGACGAGTTTTCAGACACGACCTAGTTCAGTTTTAACTTGGTTAATGCTAATTTTTTCAAGTTCATACGAATTACGAATATTGATGAACTACTTTTAAATGAGTTTGAATTGAAAAAACAAACGTTCTGACGGCTCTTCAGCTCTCTCAACTCCGAAAATTAAGCTAGAGCAACAGCATTTTGGGCCCCATAAGTATTGAAAAACATATCTCGTAATCCTGACCTTGAGTTGTTTACAGAATGATCAATGTTCATTATTCGACCAAAATCTTCACTTTTTCTAGCTCAAGTACCATTTGTCAGGTGCGTATGCTAAAATTGAGGATAAGCAATTCTTAACAGGAGAACATAAATAGCCCCTAAAAACAAAAGCTTGGCGGGCTCATTTTTAGGGGGATTAAGAAGTAAAGCTTATTTACTTATGTCATATTATAAGTAAATAAGCTTAAAAAGTAAACCTTTATAGTACAAAGACAATTTTATGGCTATAAATATACTTTTTCCCGGCTTCTTTCCCCTTTTATTTGCTTTATTCGAGTGCTCGTTGCGCCTTACTCCCCTGGTCAGTTCAGTGTACCATCCTTTATATTTCTGGTCATCTAAGGGCTTGTCGGTATCTTTGATGACCGAACATCCACAAAAAATTATGCCATAAAAAAACGCCTACCCGTGGGTTGACGTTTGATTATGGCGTATGCATGACCGTTTATGGCTTAATTAAAATCTTCACTTGTGATTTCTCTTGAAGGAGGGATTCAAATCCTTCAGTCACGATGTCGTCTAGGGCAATTTTTTTCGTAATCATTTTAGTGACATCCAATTTTCCATCAGCAATGAGTTGAATGACCGTTGGGAAAACATTGCGATAGCCGATAGACCCTGCGATATGAAGATCTTTAAAGACGACACTATTGGCATCAATCGTTGGATTGGACTCCCAAAGACTTTCAATAATGATTTGACCAGACATTTTTGTACTGTCAATGGCTTGTTGTAAAACAACAGGAACGCCGGTTGCTTCGAAGCTGACATCGACCCCGCCGTCGGTCTGTTTCATGATCTCTTCAGAAACATTGACCTCTGCTGGGTTTATTGCAATTGCACCTATCTGTTCTGCGACTTTTCTTCGTTCTTCTGCTAATTCCATGACAAACACTTTTTCTGCGCCCGCTAAGAAACAAACTTGGGCTGTAAGTAAACCAATTGGGCCAGCCCCAAAAACAGCCGCTGTTCCGCCCACTTTTAAACGACTTTGCTCTACTGCATAAAAAGCGACAGCAGTCGGTTCAACTAATGCAGCCAATTCATAGCTCATGTGATCAGGAATTTTATGCACCATGTTTTCCGGTACGACGGTAAACTCAGAAAATCCGCCCCCTACACCTGACATCCCGAAACAACCGATGACTGCACAAAGATTGTACCGACCCTCGCGGCAAGCCTTACATTCCCCGCAGAGGATCATTGGCTCGATCGTCACGCGATCTCCTACATTCACATGACGAACACCTTCGCCGACTTCGACAACTTCACCGGCAAACTCATGACCCATAATGACTGGAGCCGTCCCCTTCGTTAATGGGTGCGCCGTTTCTGTCGGGATCATAATAGGTCCAGC
Proteins encoded in this region:
- a CDS encoding 2,3-butanediol dehydrogenase — encoded protein: MKAAVWHAKKDIRVENVDEPVVEAGSVKIKVEQAGICGSDMHEYVAGPIMIPTETAHPLTKGTAPVIMGHEFAGEVVEVGEGVRHVNVGDRVTIEPMILCGECKACREGRYNLCAVIGCFGMSGVGGGFSEFTVVPENMVHKIPDHMSYELAALVEPTAVAFYAVEQSRLKVGGTAAVFGAGPIGLLTAQVCFLAGAEKVFVMELAEERRKVAEQIGAIAINPAEVNVSEEIMKQTDGGVDVSFEATGVPVVLQQAIDSTKMSGQIIIESLWESNPTIDANSVVFKDLHIAGSIGYRNVFPTVIQLIADGKLDVTKMITKKIALDDIVTEGFESLLQEKSQVKILIKP